A single window of Flavobacterium sp. 140616W15 DNA harbors:
- a CDS encoding Crp/Fnr family transcriptional regulator has product MYTKLLELVAEIITIDDSDAILVERFFEPVSCGKGEILEKENKIAQYLYFINSGFIRAFYNKNGDQITTHINCPSGFITSFNSFVTGIPAVDNIECLTACEVLRITKSDLDTLCHKSQKWADFARIIYEKSLIYNEQRTNDIIALSAEKRYLKILNDNPAMIQNVPLQYIASFIGIKPESLSRIRKQIIS; this is encoded by the coding sequence ATGTATACAAAACTACTAGAGCTTGTCGCGGAGATTATTACCATTGATGATTCGGATGCAATCTTGGTTGAACGTTTTTTTGAGCCAGTAAGTTGCGGTAAAGGAGAAATTTTGGAAAAAGAAAACAAGATAGCTCAATATTTATATTTTATTAATTCGGGGTTTATCAGGGCTTTTTATAATAAAAATGGCGATCAGATAACTACGCATATTAATTGTCCTTCTGGATTCATTACCTCTTTTAATAGTTTTGTAACAGGTATTCCTGCGGTAGATAATATTGAATGTCTTACTGCATGTGAAGTGTTGCGAATTACCAAAAGCGATTTGGATACATTATGCCATAAAAGCCAAAAGTGGGCAGATTTTGCCAGAATTATTTATGAAAAATCTTTAATTTATAATGAGCAGCGTACAAATGACATCATTGCGTTATCAGCTGAAAAACGCTATCTTAAAATCCTGAACGATAATCCTGCTATGATACAAAATGTCCCACTTCAATATATAGCGTCGTTTATAGGAATCAAACCCGAAAGTTTGAGTCGAATTCGTAAACAAATAATTTCCTAA
- a CDS encoding acyl-CoA dehydrogenase — translation MEPYDAFNVVQHQMIDVAQAYLERIVLEQIQLAIESVKDVNVKEILSKLCHLYALAQIEKNKGWYLEDGYMEAVKTKAIRKMVNQLCWDIRPDAVSLVNAFDIPESCLAAPILR, via the coding sequence TTGGAGCCTTACGATGCATTTAATGTGGTGCAACACCAAATGATTGATGTGGCTCAAGCCTATTTGGAACGAATCGTTTTAGAACAGATTCAACTTGCAATAGAGTCAGTTAAAGATGTAAACGTTAAAGAGATTTTATCAAAATTATGTCACTTGTATGCTCTTGCTCAAATAGAAAAAAATAAAGGATGGTATCTTGAAGATGGATATATGGAAGCTGTTAAAACAAAGGCGATTCGTAAAATGGTTAATCAGCTTTGCTGGGATATCAGACCCGATGCAGTTTCGTTGGTCAATGCATTTGATATTCCCGAAAGTTGCCTCGCAGCACCAATATTGAGGTAG
- a CDS encoding TetR/AcrR family transcriptional regulator gives MNTSEFILNKVAPIFNKQGYIGTSLSDITNATGLTKGAIYCNFSNKEDLALKAFQLNISIAILPLFKLIATKEGSINKLHTITNYQRSYYNLVKDRGGCPMLRVGVDTKFVNPLLFEAAEKLSQKFINGLIDILKKGIEFNEIKSDIDVNKYAQIILSLIEGSSLLAFTHNDETYITNAMDCIDNMIIETIKK, from the coding sequence ATGAATACTTCTGAATTTATATTAAATAAAGTTGCCCCAATTTTTAATAAACAAGGCTATATTGGTACGAGTTTATCAGATATTACAAATGCAACTGGACTTACCAAAGGAGCTATTTATTGTAATTTTTCGAATAAAGAAGATTTAGCTTTAAAAGCGTTTCAACTCAATATCAGCATAGCTATACTACCGCTCTTTAAACTAATTGCTACCAAGGAAGGTAGTATAAACAAACTCCACACAATAACAAATTACCAACGCAGTTATTATAATCTGGTTAAAGACAGAGGCGGTTGTCCGATGCTTAGGGTTGGTGTGGATACAAAATTTGTTAATCCGTTACTGTTTGAAGCCGCTGAAAAACTTTCTCAAAAATTTATTAATGGTCTAATAGATATACTGAAAAAAGGGATTGAGTTTAATGAAATAAAATCAGACATTGATGTAAATAAATACGCCCAGATAATTTTATCACTAATTGAAGGTAGCTCACTTCTAGCTTTCACTCACAATGACGAAACCTACATAACCAATGCAATGGATTGCATTGATAACATGATAATAGAAACTATAAAAAAGTAA
- a CDS encoding DoxX family protein, translating into MKNTQQLAQIFLRLALGIGFILPVMDRFGMLGEAGEPNVGWGNWTNFVDYTNSLMPYLNHTMANVMGIIATLAEILFGVLLIIGFKTKFSAYGSFILTLSFALSMLIFAGYRAPFNYSVFTASAASLLLATIPFYNWSVDKLLSKMKLIVL; encoded by the coding sequence ATGAAAAACACACAACAGTTGGCACAAATATTCCTAAGATTGGCTTTAGGAATTGGTTTTATATTACCTGTAATGGACAGATTTGGTATGCTGGGGGAAGCAGGAGAACCCAACGTAGGATGGGGAAATTGGACCAATTTTGTTGATTATACAAATTCCTTAATGCCTTACCTCAACCATACTATGGCTAATGTCATGGGCATAATTGCAACATTAGCAGAGATACTATTTGGTGTATTATTAATTATAGGTTTTAAAACTAAATTTTCCGCTTATGGAAGTTTTATATTAACATTATCATTTGCTTTAAGCATGCTTATTTTTGCAGGATACAGAGCGCCATTTAATTATTCTGTATTTACTGCAAGTGCTGCTTCTTTACTGTTGGCTACAATTCCTTTTTACAATTGGAGTGTCGACAAATTACTATCTAAAATGAAATTGATCGTTTTATAA
- a CDS encoding GNAT family N-acetyltransferase, translated as MRIISVRENPEYKDKAIHYFQDSWPEVPAVIYEDCITHSINAKDSLPQWYILEKDNTIIGCAGLITNDFISRMDLYPWVCAIFIDEKHRGNSYGSLLIEKAKQDSKKAGFNNLHLCTDHVGFYEKYGFNYIGQGHHPWGEESRIYQISL; from the coding sequence ATGAGAATAATTTCGGTAAGGGAAAATCCCGAATATAAAGATAAGGCAATACATTATTTTCAAGATAGCTGGCCAGAAGTACCTGCAGTTATTTATGAAGATTGTATTACACATAGTATTAATGCTAAAGATTCATTGCCTCAGTGGTATATATTAGAAAAGGATAATACTATTATTGGCTGCGCGGGTCTTATTACAAATGACTTTATTAGCCGAATGGATTTATATCCTTGGGTATGCGCCATTTTTATAGATGAAAAACACAGAGGAAATTCATATGGATCCTTATTAATTGAAAAAGCAAAACAAGATTCAAAAAAAGCAGGATTTAATAACTTACATCTATGCACTGATCATGTCGGTTTTTATGAGAAATATGGTTTTAATTATATCGGACAAGGGCATCATCCTTGGGGAGAAGAATCTAGAATTTATCAGATAAGCTTATAA
- a CDS encoding SDR family oxidoreductase, whose translation MKTIKNKTAFITGASSGIGEAFAYELAKQGANLILTARSEDKLQVIARKITKKYNVRVTVLTGDLLQKETPQKLYNQIKQAELSVDLLVNNAGFGKWVNFLDESIEDYEDMIEINVNALVKLCHLVLPDMLKKGDCGIINVASTGALQPCPYVAVYCASKSFVLDFSEALQGEYSKHSITITALCPGNTATGFQSVAKANTKGMAADTPETVAKQGISALLKNKSFKIVGTANYLQSFLPRVLPRKTMIDIVSKMMNGKVNS comes from the coding sequence ATGAAAACGATAAAAAACAAAACGGCATTTATTACTGGGGCATCCTCTGGTATTGGAGAAGCATTTGCTTATGAACTAGCAAAACAAGGAGCAAATCTAATATTAACAGCTCGATCTGAAGATAAACTGCAAGTCATAGCCCGAAAAATTACTAAAAAGTATAATGTAAGAGTAACAGTGCTTACAGGAGATCTTTTGCAAAAAGAAACGCCACAAAAATTATACAATCAGATAAAACAAGCTGAATTGTCTGTTGACTTGCTGGTGAACAATGCAGGATTTGGTAAATGGGTAAATTTTCTAGACGAAAGTATAGAAGATTATGAAGACATGATCGAAATAAATGTTAATGCATTAGTCAAATTATGCCATCTGGTATTACCAGATATGCTGAAAAAAGGGGATTGTGGAATAATAAATGTAGCTTCAACCGGCGCATTACAGCCATGCCCATATGTTGCAGTATATTGTGCAAGTAAATCATTTGTATTAGATTTTTCAGAAGCATTACAAGGAGAATATTCTAAGCATAGTATTACCATTACAGCACTATGTCCAGGGAATACTGCCACAGGTTTCCAATCGGTTGCAAAAGCAAATACTAAAGGTATGGCCGCAGACACTCCAGAGACAGTTGCTAAACAAGGAATTTCAGCATTATTAAAAAATAAAAGCTTTAAGATTGTAGGTACTGCAAATTATTTACAATCATTTTTACCAAGAGTATTACCAAGAAAAACAATGATTGATATAGTAAGTAAAATGATGAATGGAAAAGTAAATAGCTAA
- a CDS encoding thioesterase family protein, with translation MEKVLKTKRKIRFQDCDPFNHLNNAKYLEYFINTREDQIAEHYGLDIFKLMKTSALSWVVASNQISYMRPASTMETVLIDSQLIQYTDNVLLVEMKMWNEDETELKAVLWIKFIHYSFQTKKVANHADDLMQLFQAVVVPVEQTIFENRYMEIIKKLKETA, from the coding sequence ATGGAAAAAGTATTAAAAACAAAAAGAAAAATCAGATTTCAGGATTGTGACCCATTCAATCATTTAAACAATGCAAAATATTTGGAATACTTCATTAACACTCGTGAAGATCAAATTGCAGAGCATTATGGTTTGGATATATTTAAACTTATGAAAACATCAGCCTTAAGTTGGGTTGTTGCTTCAAACCAAATAAGCTATATGAGACCAGCATCTACCATGGAAACTGTTCTAATAGATTCTCAATTAATTCAATATACTGATAATGTGCTATTGGTAGAGATGAAAATGTGGAATGAAGATGAAACGGAACTAAAAGCTGTACTATGGATTAAGTTTATTCATTATAGTTTTCAAACTAAAAAAGTAGCAAATCACGCCGATGATTTAATGCAATTATTTCAGGCTGTAGTTGTTCCTGTTGAGCAAACTATTTTTGAGAATCGTTATATGGAAATCATTAAAAAGCTAAAAGAAACAGCTTAA
- a CDS encoding acyl-CoA dehydrogenase family protein — MENSRLKSFIPLFYLVWSDDLLTQKEFVTLQEFIRSQNWLSKEEQEELLSKIDISTPPSREQLTKWKIDIEKSIQDKQSVKSIFDIVLALSGDDKSLKELEPVFTKLENDLGVFGEEAIGAFKKTATSFTSNYKTESSFDTKILTEILDGEQASIIKRVKTVISKPEFAYETSTDTTVYRAKVYEWCKILAKENLGNMAYPKQYGGGENIADYFAIMETLSYHDLSLVIKFGVQFGLWGMSVQSLGTEKHYSKYLKDIGSLKLPGCFAMTETHHGSNVKGLETTATYNHNNQTFTIHTPNATAQKEYIGNAAVHGQMATVFAKLFINDVDYGVNAFIVPLRDTAGNTINGVTIGDCGHKMGLNGVDNGTISFDNVVIPKENMLDRFASVNEKGEFESPIPSDNRRFFTMLGTLVGGRIGIPRSALAAAKSGLAITIRYSDQRRQFGPEGGSEVPILNYRMHQRRLIPQLAKTYAVHFALQYLTNRFLNKKESEMQEIEALAAGMKSYSTWSTRDILQECREACGGKGYLSENRIDALKNDTEIYTTFEGDNTVLMQLVAKNRLSEFRKSFGEMGTMGIINYVYENAKTVISEKNPIATRKTDDVHLLDNEFHLLAFQHREKTTLASAAKRIKNLLIADWSLTMHLMWCNTK, encoded by the coding sequence ATGGAAAATTCAAGACTCAAATCCTTTATACCACTTTTTTATCTTGTTTGGTCAGATGACCTTTTAACACAAAAAGAGTTCGTTACCTTGCAAGAATTCATTCGTTCGCAAAATTGGCTTTCCAAAGAAGAACAGGAAGAGTTACTTTCAAAAATTGATATTTCAACACCTCCATCTAGAGAACAGCTTACAAAATGGAAGATAGATATCGAGAAAAGTATTCAGGATAAACAGTCTGTTAAATCTATATTTGATATAGTTTTAGCTCTTTCAGGAGATGATAAAAGTCTAAAAGAATTAGAACCTGTTTTTACAAAACTAGAAAATGATCTTGGTGTATTTGGTGAAGAAGCTATAGGAGCTTTTAAAAAAACAGCGACTTCATTTACTTCAAATTATAAAACCGAGAGTAGTTTTGATACCAAAATACTTACTGAGATTTTGGATGGAGAACAAGCTTCAATTATAAAAAGAGTAAAAACGGTGATAAGCAAACCTGAATTTGCTTATGAAACTTCTACAGATACTACTGTTTATCGTGCAAAAGTATATGAATGGTGTAAAATCCTTGCTAAGGAAAACCTTGGTAATATGGCCTATCCGAAGCAATATGGTGGAGGAGAAAATATAGCCGATTATTTTGCCATTATGGAAACGCTAAGTTACCATGATCTAAGTTTGGTAATCAAGTTTGGTGTACAATTCGGACTTTGGGGAATGAGTGTGCAATCGTTGGGTACAGAAAAACATTATAGCAAATACCTAAAAGATATAGGTTCGCTTAAGCTACCAGGATGTTTTGCTATGACCGAAACGCATCATGGATCGAATGTTAAGGGACTTGAAACTACTGCAACTTACAATCACAATAACCAGACATTTACCATTCATACACCAAACGCAACTGCACAAAAGGAATATATTGGTAATGCGGCAGTACACGGGCAGATGGCAACTGTGTTTGCAAAATTGTTCATTAATGATGTTGATTATGGAGTAAACGCATTTATTGTGCCTTTAAGAGATACAGCTGGCAATACTATAAATGGTGTTACTATTGGAGATTGTGGGCATAAAATGGGGTTAAACGGAGTAGATAACGGAACAATTAGCTTTGACAATGTGGTTATCCCAAAAGAGAATATGTTAGATAGATTTGCTTCTGTCAACGAAAAAGGGGAATTCGAAAGCCCAATACCAAGTGATAACCGACGATTTTTTACCATGCTTGGAACATTGGTTGGAGGACGAATAGGGATTCCGCGCTCCGCATTGGCTGCAGCTAAATCAGGACTGGCAATCACGATTAGATATAGCGATCAACGCAGACAATTTGGACCTGAAGGTGGTTCAGAAGTTCCTATTTTAAATTATCGTATGCACCAACGCAGATTGATTCCACAGCTGGCAAAAACGTATGCAGTTCATTTTGCTTTGCAATATCTTACCAATCGTTTCCTGAATAAGAAAGAATCAGAAATGCAGGAAATCGAAGCACTTGCTGCAGGAATGAAATCCTATTCAACATGGAGTACGAGAGATATTTTACAAGAATGCCGTGAAGCCTGTGGGGGCAAAGGATATTTGTCTGAAAATAGAATCGATGCGTTAAAAAATGACACCGAAATTTATACCACTTTTGAAGGGGATAATACTGTATTAATGCAATTGGTAGCTAAAAATCGTTTATCCGAATTTAGAAAATCGTTTGGAGAAATGGGAACAATGGGAATTATTAATTATGTTTATGAAAATGCAAAAACAGTTATTTCTGAGAAAAACCCAATTGCAACTCGTAAAACAGACGATGTGCATTTGCTTGATAATGAGTTTCATTTATTAGCATTTCAGCACCGAGAAAAAACAACATTGGCATCAGCGGCTAAGCGTATAAAAAACTTATTGATAGCGGATTGGAGCCTTACGATGCATTTAATGTGGTGCAACACCAAATGA
- a CDS encoding DUF4287 domain-containing protein: MSFQGYLKTIKEKTANGPAEFRTLAEQKGFTLNGKLKPEIKAGDITNWLKEDFDLGQGHAMAIYALLKGIKDENSL, encoded by the coding sequence ATGTCATTTCAAGGATACTTAAAAACAATTAAAGAAAAAACAGCTAATGGTCCAGCTGAATTTAGAACTTTGGCAGAGCAAAAAGGTTTTACATTAAATGGGAAACTTAAACCTGAAATAAAAGCTGGCGATATTACAAACTGGCTTAAAGAAGATTTTGATTTAGGACAAGGGCACGCAATGGCGATTTATGCACTGCTCAAAGGAATCAAGGACGAAAATAGTCTATAA
- a CDS encoding DUF1254 domain-containing protein gives MKNFMLMIFVICLFTGCKKDQKEATTEKKAAIVNDDSTIIKTAEMAYLYGLPLVLMDIARRQSTNAEEVGSMAAPMNQFVHKSTFPDATLKNGTRLNADTYYSSAWLDLSKEPIVLSVPDTYGRYYQLSMQDAYTNIFSSLNKRTTGTGAANFLITGPKSTEPVPIGMQEIKSPTNMVRIINQIQMNSYVDGLKVYKLQRQYKLIPLSGWATDYVAPKGKIDSSVPKGSPSEIVSKIPIGEFFNYVNQLMANNPPRDKDAETVKMFATIGIKPGSKFNLSGFNSSVQSVVRALPDKMLGALNKEITMPPKLENGWTPIDLKLGAFGTDYKHRAMISYKGLEINLPQDIINSSCMVDEGGDKLNGSNKYTIHFNQDEIPLANAFWSLTAYDAKGAFVANPMNRFTIGNRDSLIRNADGSIDIYFQRSYPGKIRENNWLPVSSGEFNIVLRVYSPKEQMLKGKWIIPSIKKTVPIAPVTESVPVTVAVSE, from the coding sequence ATGAAGAACTTTATGCTAATGATTTTTGTAATTTGCTTATTCACAGGTTGCAAAAAGGATCAAAAAGAAGCGACTACTGAAAAAAAAGCAGCTATTGTAAACGATGATAGTACGATTATAAAAACAGCCGAAATGGCTTATTTGTATGGTTTACCATTAGTATTAATGGATATTGCCCGCAGACAATCAACTAATGCGGAAGAGGTAGGGAGTATGGCAGCACCTATGAACCAGTTTGTTCATAAATCAACGTTTCCGGATGCTACTCTTAAAAATGGTACACGACTTAATGCCGATACTTATTATTCATCGGCTTGGCTAGATTTAAGCAAAGAACCTATAGTGCTTTCAGTTCCTGATACATATGGAAGGTACTATCAGCTTTCGATGCAAGATGCATACACCAATATTTTTTCCTCATTAAATAAAAGAACTACAGGAACAGGAGCAGCAAATTTCTTAATTACAGGACCAAAATCTACTGAGCCAGTTCCGATAGGAATGCAAGAAATTAAGTCTCCTACCAATATGGTACGTATTATTAATCAAATTCAAATGAATAGTTATGTTGATGGACTAAAAGTGTATAAGCTGCAACGACAATATAAATTAATTCCTTTGAGTGGTTGGGCTACAGATTATGTTGCTCCAAAAGGTAAAATTGATTCATCGGTTCCAAAAGGTTCGCCAAGTGAAATTGTTTCTAAAATACCTATTGGAGAGTTTTTTAATTATGTAAATCAGTTAATGGCTAATAATCCGCCAAGAGACAAAGATGCTGAAACGGTAAAAATGTTTGCTACAATTGGAATTAAACCAGGAAGTAAATTCAACTTAAGTGGCTTTAATAGTTCAGTGCAATCAGTAGTAAGGGCACTTCCAGATAAAATGCTAGGAGCACTAAATAAAGAGATAACAATGCCTCCAAAACTAGAGAACGGATGGACTCCAATAGATTTAAAATTAGGAGCATTTGGAACTGATTATAAGCACAGAGCAATGATTTCCTATAAAGGATTAGAAATTAATCTTCCTCAAGATATAATTAATTCTTCTTGTATGGTCGATGAGGGAGGTGATAAACTAAATGGATCCAATAAATATACGATTCATTTTAATCAGGATGAAATTCCATTAGCAAATGCCTTTTGGTCATTAACAGCCTATGATGCTAAAGGAGCATTTGTTGCCAATCCTATGAACCGTTTTACAATAGGTAATCGTGATTCATTAATTAGAAATGCCGATGGTTCGATAGATATTTATTTTCAAAGATCATATCCCGGAAAAATCAGAGAAAATAATTGGTTGCCAGTATCATCTGGAGAATTTAATATAGTATTGCGAGTATATTCTCCAAAAGAACAAATGTTAAAAGGAAAATGGATCATACCTTCAATAAAAAAAACAGTTCCAATAGCTCCAGTAACTGAATCAGTACCGGTTACAGTAGCTGTATCAGAATAA
- a CDS encoding PLP-dependent aminotransferase family protein, giving the protein MKNSNYLYLQFADRIEKQIKSGLFNVGDKLPSIREVCAETGYSMSTVSKAYYEMESRSLIESRPQSGYYVSNISSRTIAEPSPSSPIISSANIEREDLIDLVYGSMMDKNVTMLSLGFPSNELLPITKLNKGMIQAVRQSPNSGTCYDEVQGNLNLRKEIARWSFTWGGTLTEDDVITTSGCIGAISHCLMTLTKPGDTIITESPVYFGILQLAKSLGLYIMELPTNMTTGIELDALKKALATKKITLCLLISNFSNPSGSMMPVEHKKEVVRLMEHYNIPLIEDDIYGDMYFGTSRPTNCKTYDESGIVLCCNSVSKSLAPGYRVGWVSPGKFKKEILHTKLYHTVSSTTITHEVVADFLKNGRYENHLRKIRQILHHNSINYINTILESFPAGTKVSQPQGGFFLWLELDKKIDTAVFYHLAMKHNISIAPGRIFSFQDQFSNCMRLSFGLPWSNELRQSIQTLGMLIAKM; this is encoded by the coding sequence ATGAAAAATTCCAACTACTTATATCTACAATTTGCTGACCGAATTGAAAAACAAATAAAATCAGGTCTTTTTAATGTTGGAGATAAACTTCCTTCAATACGAGAAGTATGTGCCGAAACTGGATACAGTATGAGTACAGTAAGCAAAGCATATTACGAGATGGAGAGTCGTTCACTTATAGAATCCAGACCACAATCTGGTTATTATGTAAGTAATATTTCATCACGAACGATAGCTGAGCCTTCACCCAGTAGTCCTATAATTAGCAGTGCCAATATTGAACGTGAAGACTTAATTGATCTTGTTTATGGCAGTATGATGGATAAAAATGTGACTATGCTTTCTTTGGGTTTCCCATCTAATGAGCTTCTTCCTATTACCAAATTAAACAAAGGAATGATACAAGCAGTGCGACAGTCTCCTAATAGTGGTACTTGCTACGATGAAGTGCAAGGAAATCTAAATTTGAGAAAAGAAATTGCCAGATGGTCTTTTACTTGGGGAGGTACATTAACCGAAGACGATGTAATTACGACATCTGGTTGTATAGGAGCTATATCTCATTGTTTAATGACATTGACTAAACCTGGTGACACAATTATCACAGAAAGCCCTGTATATTTTGGGATTTTACAACTGGCAAAATCATTGGGGCTATATATAATGGAATTACCTACCAACATGACCACAGGAATAGAGCTTGATGCGCTAAAAAAAGCACTTGCAACCAAGAAGATTACTCTTTGTTTATTAATAAGTAATTTCAGTAACCCATCAGGAAGCATGATGCCTGTGGAGCACAAAAAAGAAGTCGTTCGGTTAATGGAACATTACAATATACCGCTTATTGAAGATGATATTTATGGTGATATGTATTTTGGAACTAGCAGACCAACTAATTGCAAAACCTACGACGAAAGTGGTATTGTGCTTTGTTGTAACTCAGTATCTAAATCTCTAGCTCCTGGTTATCGTGTGGGCTGGGTTTCGCCTGGAAAATTTAAAAAAGAAATCTTACACACCAAACTTTATCACACTGTTTCTTCTACCACTATAACGCATGAAGTAGTTGCTGATTTCCTTAAAAATGGCAGATACGAAAATCACCTTCGAAAAATACGTCAAATTTTGCATCACAACAGTATTAATTATATCAATACCATACTGGAATCTTTTCCTGCAGGAACCAAGGTGAGTCAGCCCCAAGGAGGATTTTTTCTTTGGCTTGAATTGGATAAAAAAATAGATACAGCCGTTTTTTATCATCTCGCAATGAAACATAATATTAGCATAGCCCCAGGCCGTATATTTTCATTTCAAGATCAGTTTTCTAATTGCATGCGCTTAAGTTTTGGGTTACCATGGAGCAATGAATTAAGACAATCAATACAAACATTAGGGATGTTAATTGCTAAAATGTGA
- a CDS encoding EamA family transporter — translation MKNTKYYLAAITAYTIWGFFSLVLKPIHSYASLDILFYRVFSCSILLLLITFLFKRKRFKEAVVAFKALSVEKKRRTILLNIGGSVFLTANWFTFIYVMNHVSVKATSLAYLVCPILTTLLAYFILHEKLSKTQWISVGLSITGCLLLSYANIMDMFFSIIIGLTYACYLVSQRVNVGFDKFIVLTFHITLSALFLLPFFPAYSGPVPTEFKFYFCIEIIALGFTIFPLLLNLFALTGLNSSTVGMLLNINPMIAFGLATFVYHEQSGPLQILSYSIIFISVLVFNSHHLFKNKQKAIQVTKCS, via the coding sequence ATGAAGAACACAAAATATTACTTGGCAGCCATTACTGCGTATACAATCTGGGGTTTTTTTAGTTTGGTATTAAAACCAATACATTCCTATGCTTCGTTGGATATTTTGTTTTATCGTGTTTTTAGCTGTAGCATATTATTACTACTAATAACGTTTCTTTTTAAAAGAAAAAGATTTAAAGAAGCTGTTGTTGCATTTAAAGCTTTGTCTGTGGAAAAAAAACGTAGAACTATTTTATTGAACATTGGGGGAAGCGTTTTTTTAACTGCCAATTGGTTTACTTTTATATATGTGATGAATCATGTGAGTGTTAAAGCAACATCACTTGCTTATTTAGTTTGTCCGATCTTGACGACCTTATTGGCATATTTTATTCTGCATGAAAAACTGTCTAAAACGCAATGGATATCAGTAGGGTTGAGTATTACAGGCTGTTTGCTTTTGTCTTATGCTAATATTATGGATATGTTTTTTAGTATAATTATAGGTTTAACTTATGCTTGTTATTTGGTTAGCCAAAGAGTTAATGTTGGTTTTGATAAATTTATAGTGCTTACTTTTCATATAACTTTATCGGCATTATTTTTATTGCCGTTTTTCCCTGCTTATAGCGGACCTGTTCCTACAGAATTTAAATTCTATTTCTGTATCGAAATAATTGCACTTGGTTTTACTATTTTCCCATTGTTACTGAATCTATTTGCTCTTACAGGGCTTAATTCATCTACAGTTGGGATGTTACTGAACATTAATCCAATGATAGCTTTTGGGTTAGCAACTTTTGTATATCATGAACAAAGTGGACCATTACAGATTTTATCATACAGTATTATTTTTATCTCAGTACTTGTTTTTAATTCGCATCATCTTTTTAAAAACAAACAGAAGGCAATTCAAGTAACGAAATGTAGTTGA